In Spinacia oleracea cultivar Varoflay chromosome 5, BTI_SOV_V1, whole genome shotgun sequence, a single window of DNA contains:
- the LOC110797140 gene encoding late embryogenesis abundant protein At3g53040 codes for MASRKEEKAEGAARYAADELKTAREEKEMHKQQHPAQQFDKEYYSGTTTEETHHQQQNKPGIISSVFGAIGSTYEHAKEAVAGKTHDAAEKTKESAAYTSAKMKESEEAAALRAREDAEWAREGRDNTAESMRQTKDAAVGKTKDAAGYVADKAKGAKDATVDTAVQAKDVTMEKTKDAAGYVGDKAKGAKDVTVDTAVQAKDVTMEKTKDAAGYVGDKAKGAKDMTVGKTKDAAGYVADKSKAAKDVTVDKTKDAAGYVADSTKAAKDTAAEKARQAADKTGEIKDRTMETAGEYKDYTADKAVEGKDVTVGKLTELKDSAADVAKRAMGFLSLKKDETKEKAGETIEAAADKTKETAEAAKAKARDAAESAKQTADATKNKAWQKKEEAKDVYKGTEEEGRRKMEEMRIEKLREKGYDVEDEASERAKADREAAALRGDAAKNNILGAIGGLTDAMKSKLAMPSDVAEEKRKNQGKVGEEKIVSVTVEESRPGAAADLLKAADQITGQGYTPNDVGKMGEEGTGFPARRR; via the exons ATGGCAAGCAGAAAGGAAGAGAAGGCTGAGGGGGCTGCGAGGTATGCGGCGGACGAGTTGAAGACTGCAAGGGAGGAGAAGGAGATGCACAAGCAGCAACACCCGGCGCAGCAGTTTGACAAAGAATATTATAGTGGTACCACTACTGAAGAAACTCATCACCAGCAACAGAACAAGCCCGGGATAATCTCCTCTGTGTTTGGCGCGATCGGAAGCACGTATGAGCACGCCAAGGAAGCTGTCGCGGGCAAGACCCATGACGCGGCGGAGAAGACTAAGGAGAGTGCTGCTTATACGTCTGCGAAGATGAAGGAGAGTGAGGAGGCTGCTGCTCTGCGTGCTCGTGAGGATGCGGAGTGGGCGAGGGAGGGGAGGGATAACACGGCGGAGAGCATGAGGCAAACTAAGGATGCTGCTGTTGGAAAGACCAAAGATGCTGCAGGTTATGTGGCCGATAAGGCAAAGGGGGCGAAAGATGCGACGGTAGACACGGCCGTACAAGCGAAGGATGTTACCATGGAGAAGACTAAAGATGCTGCGGGTTATGTGGGTGATAAGGCTAAAGGGGCGAAGGATGTGACAGTAGACACGGCGGTACAGGCGAAGGATGTTACCATGGAGAAGACTAAGGATGCTGCGGGTTATGTGGGTGATAAGGCTAAAGGGGCGAAGGATATGACTGTAGGGAAAACGAAGGATGCTGCGGGTTATGTTGCTGACAAGTCCAAGGCGGCAAAGGATGTTACAGTAGATAAAACTAAGGATGCTGCAGGTTATGTGGCTGATTCCACCAAGGCGGCCAAAGATACTGCCGCTGAGAAGGCAAGACAAGCTGCTGATAAGACGGGTGAGATCAAAGACAGGACAATGGAGACCGCTGGGGAGTACAAGGATTACACTGCTGATAAGGCTGTGGAAGGGAAGGATGTGACTGTTGGTAAGTTGACTGAATTGAAGGATTCTGCAGCGGATGTTGCAAAGAGGGCAATGGGTTTCTTGTCATTGAAGAAAGATGAGACTAAGGAGAAGGCGGGTGAAACTATTGAGGCAGCTGCAGATAAGACTAAGGAGACAGCAGAGGCGGCCAAAGCCAAGGCCAGAGATGCTGCTGAGTCTGCTAAGCAAACCGCGGATGCCACCAAGAACAAGGCGTGGCAGAAGAAAGAGGAGGCCAAG GATGTGTACAAGGGTACGGAGGAAGAAGGAAGGAGGAAAATGGAAGAAATGAGGATTGAAAAGCTTAGGGAGAAAGGGTATGATGTTGAAGATGAAGCTTCTGAGAGAGCCAAAGCTGACAGGGAGGCCGCTGCATTAAG GGGAGATGCAGCAAAGAACAATATATTGGGGGCGATAGGCGGTTTAACAGATGCTATGAAGAGCAAGCTTGCAATGCCGAGTGATGTAGCAGAGGAGAAGAGAAAGAATCAAGGGAAGGTCGGTGAAGAAAAGATAGTGTCGGTGACTGTGGAGGAGTCTAGACCTGGTGCTGCAGCAGATCTTCTGAAGGCAGCTGACCAGATAACTGGGCAAGGTTATACCCCTAATGATGTTGGAAAGATGGGGGAGGAAGGGACCGGCTTCCCTGCCCGCCGCCGTTAA